One region of Ferrovum sp. JA12 genomic DNA includes:
- the gatB gene encoding Asp-tRNA(Asn)/Glu-tRNA(Gln) amidotransferase subunit GatB encodes MQWEVVIGLETHTQLATHSKIFSGSSTAFGAQANTQASAVDIALPGVLPVLNKQAVEYAIRFGLAVGAEINPRSIFARKNYFYPDLPKGYQISQYEEPVVKGGMIHFLVNEKPHQVRLTRAHLEEDAGKSLHEEIPSATGIDLNRAGTPLLEIVSEPDMRSAAEAVAYAKALHQLVTWIGICDGNMQEGSFRCDANVSVRAVGSDQFGTRCEIKNLNSFRFLERAIEFEVERQIEVLESGGSIIQETRLYDPDRDETRSMRSKEDAMDYRYFPDPDLLPVMIDSAWVERVRAVMPPLPQELKERFIRDYALTDYDASLIISDKALADYFIAVTTQQQVSPKLCANWLTGELLASLNRAQLTIIHCPISPEQLAKLIVRIEDGTISGKIAKSVFDVLWNDGGEVDQVIESRGLKQVSDTGEIEKIVDELMSRYPDQVAEFRAGKDKVFGFFVGQAMKASGGKLNPAQLNDVLRKKLAG; translated from the coding sequence ATGCAATGGGAAGTGGTTATTGGACTTGAAACGCATACGCAGCTTGCGACGCATTCAAAAATATTTTCTGGGTCATCAACAGCTTTTGGCGCACAGGCCAATACCCAAGCTTCTGCTGTGGATATTGCACTGCCTGGTGTACTGCCAGTCCTCAATAAGCAGGCAGTTGAATATGCCATTCGTTTTGGACTTGCGGTGGGAGCGGAGATAAATCCTCGTTCAATTTTTGCCCGTAAAAACTATTTTTATCCTGATTTACCTAAAGGGTATCAAATCAGTCAATACGAAGAGCCTGTTGTGAAAGGGGGGATGATTCATTTTTTGGTTAATGAAAAACCCCATCAAGTACGTCTGACTAGAGCCCATCTTGAGGAAGATGCAGGGAAGTCTTTACATGAAGAGATCCCCAGCGCCACGGGTATTGACTTAAACCGGGCGGGAACACCTCTTTTGGAAATCGTCTCTGAGCCTGATATGCGCAGTGCTGCAGAGGCGGTGGCTTATGCCAAAGCGTTGCATCAGCTAGTTACTTGGATTGGGATATGTGATGGCAACATGCAAGAGGGATCATTTCGATGTGATGCTAATGTATCAGTGAGGGCTGTAGGAAGTGATCAGTTTGGTACTCGTTGTGAGATTAAAAACCTCAACTCATTTCGTTTTTTAGAAAGAGCTATTGAGTTTGAGGTTGAAAGACAGATTGAAGTTCTTGAGAGTGGGGGATCCATCATTCAAGAAACCCGGCTTTACGATCCAGACCGAGATGAAACCCGTTCCATGCGCAGTAAAGAAGATGCCATGGACTACCGATACTTTCCTGATCCTGACTTATTACCTGTCATGATTGACTCAGCTTGGGTGGAGCGAGTTAGAGCAGTCATGCCACCATTGCCGCAAGAGTTGAAAGAGCGATTTATTAGGGATTATGCCTTAACAGACTATGATGCAAGTCTGATTATTAGTGACAAGGCCTTGGCAGACTACTTTATTGCTGTAACAACTCAGCAACAGGTCTCGCCAAAACTTTGTGCTAATTGGTTAACAGGGGAGCTCTTGGCGTCACTTAACCGAGCACAATTAACTATTATCCATTGTCCTATTAGTCCAGAACAGCTGGCTAAGTTAATTGTTAGAATTGAAGACGGGACAATTTCTGGGAAAATTGCTAAGAGTGTCTTTGATGTATTATGGAATGATGGGGGAGAAGTTGACCAAGTCATTGAGTCTCGAGGTCTAAAGCAAGTTTCCGATACAGGTGAGATTGAAAAGATTGTGGATGAATTAATGTCTCGTTATCCTGATCAAGTGGCTGAGTTTCGCGCTGGTAAGGATAAAGTGTTTGGTTTTTTTGTGGGTCAAGCCATGAAGGCTTCAGGAGGCAAACTTAATCCCGCCCAGTTAAACGATGTACTCCGGAAAAAATTGGCAGGATAA
- the gatA gene encoding Asp-tRNA(Asn)/Glu-tRNA(Gln) amidotransferase subunit GatA, producing the protein MSSLSIKKIKQLIDSKSLTAVELASLYLQRIDQLNPELNAFITVDREKTLLQAKEVDRAIAKGDNTALMGVPLAHKDIFCAKGWLTTCGSKMLANFVAPYDAHVVEAFNHSGAVTLGKTNMDEFAMGSSNETSYFGPVKNPWHLGRVPGGSSGGSAAAVAARLAPLATATDTGGSIRQPAALCGVTGLKPTYGNVSRYGMIAYASSLDQGGLMAVSAEDVAYGLNIMVGHDERDSTSVKREVEDFTAPLNNSLKGLRIGLPEEFFKEGVDADVAQAVERAIQELEKLGAVRVPLTLPNTSLSVPVYYVLAPAEASSNLSRFDGVRYGHRTHDYRNLIELYEKTRAEGFGAEVKRRILTGTYVLSRGYYDAYYLQAQRVRRLILQDYLQAFERCDVIVGPSTPSVAFGFNEKTSDPVSMYLSDIFTISVNLAGLPGLSIPIGFGDSHLPVGLQLIGPHFSEAKLLNVAHQYQLVSDWHQQLPTGIAQV; encoded by the coding sequence ATATCGTCATTAAGTATTAAAAAAATAAAACAACTCATTGATTCTAAGAGTTTAACTGCTGTGGAGTTAGCTTCGCTGTATTTGCAGCGTATCGATCAACTTAATCCAGAGCTAAATGCTTTTATCACCGTGGATAGAGAAAAAACTCTTCTGCAGGCTAAGGAGGTTGATCGGGCCATCGCAAAAGGTGACAACACTGCCTTAATGGGTGTTCCTTTAGCGCATAAAGATATTTTTTGCGCAAAGGGGTGGTTAACCACTTGTGGCTCTAAAATGCTGGCTAATTTTGTGGCACCCTATGACGCTCATGTGGTTGAGGCATTTAACCACAGTGGTGCCGTTACTTTAGGTAAAACCAATATGGACGAATTTGCTATGGGCTCCAGTAATGAGACCTCGTATTTTGGTCCGGTTAAAAATCCGTGGCATCTTGGTCGAGTTCCAGGAGGCAGTTCAGGTGGGTCTGCTGCGGCGGTAGCCGCGCGCTTAGCTCCCCTTGCTACGGCCACTGATACGGGGGGATCTATTCGTCAACCCGCTGCTTTGTGTGGGGTAACAGGGTTAAAGCCTACCTATGGCAATGTATCGCGCTATGGCATGATCGCCTATGCGTCAAGTCTTGATCAGGGAGGCTTAATGGCGGTCTCTGCTGAAGATGTTGCCTATGGGTTAAATATTATGGTGGGTCATGATGAACGAGATTCCACCTCTGTTAAAAGAGAGGTTGAGGACTTTACTGCTCCCCTGAATAACTCCCTCAAGGGGCTACGTATTGGTCTTCCTGAGGAGTTTTTCAAGGAAGGGGTTGATGCGGATGTGGCGCAAGCAGTAGAGCGCGCCATTCAAGAGCTAGAGAAGCTTGGTGCTGTGCGCGTCCCTCTGACTTTACCCAATACTTCCCTATCTGTGCCCGTTTATTATGTCTTAGCGCCAGCTGAGGCATCTAGTAATTTGTCACGTTTTGATGGGGTTCGCTATGGGCATCGAACCCATGACTACCGTAATTTAATCGAGTTGTATGAGAAAACCAGAGCTGAAGGTTTTGGCGCAGAGGTAAAACGTCGAATTTTGACGGGAACTTATGTATTGTCTAGAGGTTACTATGATGCCTACTACCTTCAAGCGCAACGAGTAAGACGTTTAATATTGCAAGATTATCTACAAGCCTTTGAGCGCTGTGATGTGATTGTGGGCCCCTCAACGCCCAGTGTCGCCTTTGGTTTTAATGAAAAAACCAGTGACCCTGTGAGCATGTATCTCTCTGATATTTTTACTATCAGTGTTAATTTGGCGGGGTTACCAGGCTTATCCATACCCATTGGTTTTGGTGATAGTCATTTGCCTGTAGGGCTACAACTTATAGGACCTCATTTCTCTGAAGCAAAATTATTGAACGTGGCTCATCAGTATCAATTGGTGAGCGATTGGCATCAACAACTTCCCACTGGGATAGCACAAGTCTAG
- the gatC gene encoding Asp-tRNA(Asn)/Glu-tRNA(Gln) amidotransferase subunit GatC produces MSLSDKELKHLARLARIHVDEDELGPLREQLTRVFQLIDALQAVDTTGIEPLSHSLSINQPLREDKVTEENLRDSYQSIAPQVEKGLYIVPKVIE; encoded by the coding sequence GTGAGTTTATCAGATAAAGAATTAAAGCATCTTGCACGATTAGCGAGGATACACGTTGATGAAGATGAGTTAGGTCCGCTCAGGGAGCAACTTACTCGTGTGTTTCAGTTGATTGATGCGTTGCAGGCAGTTGATACAACAGGTATTGAGCCTTTGTCTCATTCTCTGTCAATCAATCAACCACTGCGTGAGGATAAAGTCACTGAGGAAAACCTACGCGACAGCTATCAAAGTATCGCGCCTCAGGTTGAAAAGGGGTTATATATTGTTCCTAAGGTCATTGAGTAA
- a CDS encoding rod shape-determining protein, whose protein sequence is MFEFLRGYFSNDLAIDLGTANTLIYSRGKGIVLNEPSVVAIRQDGETQGKKVIQAVGLAAKAMLGRTPGNITAIRPMKDGVIADFTITEQMLKYFIKQVHESRLLSPSPRIIICVPCGSTQVERRAIRESAIGAGARQVYLIEEPVAAAIGANLPVAEATGSMVVDIGGGTTEVGVLSLGGLVFSSSVRTGGDKFDEAIINYIRRNYGMLIGETTAEQIKKNIGSAFPGSEVKEMEVKGRNLAEGVPRTFTISSNEVLEALTDPLNSIISTIHLVLEQTPPELGADIADRGMVLTGGGALLRDLDRLLSEETGLPVWVAEDPLTCVVRGCGRALEEIDRLGMVFTTD, encoded by the coding sequence ATGTTCGAATTTCTACGCGGGTATTTTTCCAACGACTTAGCCATTGATTTGGGTACAGCCAACACTCTCATATACTCTAGAGGCAAGGGGATTGTTCTTAACGAGCCCTCCGTGGTTGCCATTCGCCAAGATGGTGAAACCCAAGGCAAAAAAGTGATTCAAGCTGTAGGCCTTGCAGCTAAAGCCATGTTGGGGCGTACTCCCGGCAATATCACAGCCATCCGCCCTATGAAAGATGGTGTGATTGCTGATTTTACCATTACCGAGCAGATGCTCAAATATTTCATTAAGCAAGTCCATGAATCAAGGCTCCTATCACCTAGTCCTAGAATCATTATTTGCGTACCCTGTGGTTCGACACAGGTTGAAAGACGGGCGATTAGAGAATCAGCTATTGGTGCTGGGGCAAGACAAGTTTATTTAATTGAAGAACCTGTGGCCGCCGCCATCGGCGCCAATCTTCCCGTGGCTGAGGCCACCGGCTCCATGGTCGTGGACATCGGTGGGGGGACCACCGAGGTGGGGGTTCTGTCCTTAGGCGGGCTGGTTTTTTCCTCCTCGGTTAGAACTGGTGGCGATAAATTTGATGAGGCCATTATCAATTATATCCGCCGTAATTACGGCATGTTGATCGGGGAAACCACTGCTGAGCAGATTAAGAAGAATATTGGCTCCGCTTTCCCGGGTTCAGAAGTCAAAGAAATGGAAGTCAAAGGGAGAAATCTTGCTGAGGGAGTACCTCGCACTTTTACTATTTCAAGTAATGAAGTGCTAGAAGCCTTGACTGATCCGCTCAACTCTATCATCAGTACTATCCATCTCGTGCTGGAACAAACCCCTCCTGAATTGGGCGCTGATATTGCGGACAGAGGAATGGTTTTAACCGGAGGCGGCGCACTATTAAGGGACTTGGACCGTTTGCTTAGCGAAGAAACGGGGCTACCCGTCTGGGTGGCAGAGGATCCTCTCACCTGCGTAGTGCGTGGTTGCGGAAGAGCCCTTGAAGAGATTGATCGTCTAGGTATGGTTTTCACCACCGACTAA
- the mreC gene encoding rod shape-determining protein MreC yields the protein MNTRTPQLFTRGAALWLRQTLYILLALFAIVIDNHFHQLNVLRNLVYITLVPLQALANLPTQLIQQTNHLFSHQLELISENQKLKLELLQDQVLVQDKAFLVKKNLELEGLMGIKDHYSTSIKLSQTLYAAHNPFHQKLIIDGGATQDFKLGSPVLTSEGLIGQVTVLFPKSSEVTLLSDKNLSVPVENLRTGYRSFTQGEGLNDLFDVMYVPVTSDFKVGDEMVSSGLGGVYPAGLPVGRIISVTRDSNSAFFTIRCQTNHVLRSGHYVAVLNPINDHELINKIEPLERSPASQDKKKNTSKKK from the coding sequence ATGAATACACGTACCCCTCAACTCTTTACCCGTGGCGCGGCCCTTTGGTTAAGACAAACTTTATATATACTATTAGCCCTTTTCGCTATTGTTATAGACAACCACTTCCATCAGCTAAATGTTTTACGTAATCTGGTTTACATTACGTTAGTGCCGCTTCAAGCATTGGCAAATCTCCCCACGCAATTAATTCAACAAACGAATCATTTATTTAGTCATCAGCTGGAGCTGATTTCAGAAAATCAAAAACTTAAACTTGAATTATTACAAGACCAAGTACTTGTGCAAGACAAAGCTTTTCTAGTTAAGAAAAACTTAGAATTAGAAGGGTTAATGGGTATTAAAGATCATTACAGTACTTCTATAAAACTGAGCCAAACCCTCTATGCTGCCCATAACCCCTTTCATCAAAAGCTTATTATTGATGGGGGAGCAACACAGGATTTCAAATTAGGTTCACCAGTACTCACTTCAGAGGGGCTGATCGGACAAGTCACAGTACTTTTCCCAAAAAGTAGCGAAGTGACTCTTCTCAGTGATAAAAATCTTTCTGTCCCTGTTGAAAACCTGAGAACCGGTTATCGATCTTTCACGCAAGGGGAAGGATTAAACGATCTATTTGATGTCATGTATGTTCCTGTGACCAGTGATTTTAAAGTTGGCGATGAAATGGTGAGTTCAGGACTCGGAGGTGTTTATCCGGCAGGTCTTCCCGTCGGCCGAATCATTTCTGTGACACGGGATAGTAATTCAGCCTTTTTTACTATCCGCTGCCAGACTAACCATGTTTTGCGCTCAGGACACTATGTGGCGGTCCTCAACCCTATCAATGATCATGAGCTCATTAATAAAATCGAACCTTTGGAGCGCAGTCCCGCCTCTCAAGATAAGAAAAAAAACACATCTAAGAAAAAATAA
- the mreD gene encoding rod shape-determining protein MreD, whose amino-acid sequence MLSSAHRSIKKPAPMSRIILTLVASVVLTLLPWSGYGQMMEPSWILIVLLYWGLHEPRVINGFAFFVLGLISDVAQSSILGIHALSFSLILWLLSIYRQRILTFYAANQAIHLLPAFFLNQLIITVVVYVTTDTLPHILWFTQSLLSALCWLITPYVLEAKLSAKNS is encoded by the coding sequence ATGCTATCCAGCGCTCATCGTTCAATTAAAAAACCCGCCCCCATGAGTAGGATCATCCTTACCCTGGTGGCTTCAGTGGTGTTAACTCTATTGCCTTGGTCAGGCTATGGACAAATGATGGAGCCTAGTTGGATTCTGATTGTTCTACTTTACTGGGGACTTCATGAACCGCGGGTCATTAACGGCTTTGCTTTTTTCGTCTTGGGCTTAATTTCAGATGTGGCACAAAGCTCAATTCTGGGCATTCATGCATTAAGTTTTAGCTTAATATTGTGGTTATTATCTATTTATCGCCAACGTATTCTTACTTTTTATGCGGCCAATCAGGCCATTCATTTATTGCCCGCCTTCTTTCTGAACCAGCTTATTATCACTGTCGTGGTTTACGTTACCACTGACACACTCCCCCACATACTTTGGTTTACCCAAAGCCTTCTCTCCGCCCTGTGTTGGCTCATTACGCCTTATGTCCTTGAGGCAAAGCTGTCCGCGAAAAACTCATGA
- the mrdA gene encoding penicillin-binding protein 2 — translation MKKRVSLRNPQQDRWDFQLRIKILAGIIFVLFLLLLIRLFWLQVISYSYYHTLAEANRISIVPVVPHRGNIFDRNGLTLANNTPTYTLEINPRESAPVDQVIEQLSHIITISSSDKKLFHKLNEESRGLAPVAIRARLSEEEIARFSVYRYAFKGVSIESRLIRNYPLAEATSHVVGYISRINQNDLDHLDDEDKLDAYRGTNHIGKLGIEAHYESLLHGVTGSEQVETDSSGHGVRTLSYSPPVAGTDLFLTIDATLQVAAEKAFGEHRGALVAIDPSTGEILAFVSQPGFDPNLFVDGIDQEHWNDLNNSPNRPLNDRALRGQYPPGSTIKPLMALLALNSGVRSAQTLISDPGYFALPGSTHHYRDWRVQGHGMVDMHLSIVQSCDTYYYSLANQLGIDRMHDFFSNLGFGKKSGIDLDGELTGLYPSTQWKRKRYHQDWYTGETIISGIGQGYILVTPLQLASAIATFANHGVMMRPHLLKSTRNPQTNILTPIPLQVVTKIPMADDSYNLIRDAMVDVMKPGGTAATAGAGAKYLIAGKTGTAQVIGVKQGQRYNAGQTSEFHRDHALFVAFAPADKPKIAIAVLVENGGHGGSTAAPIARQVMDNYLLGLPTSAVKDNQTSTQPTEEEAPHD, via the coding sequence ATGAAAAAAAGAGTATCACTGCGTAACCCTCAACAGGACCGATGGGACTTTCAACTTCGCATCAAAATCTTAGCTGGTATTATTTTTGTTTTATTTCTCCTACTGTTAATTCGATTGTTTTGGTTGCAAGTTATTTCCTATAGTTACTACCATACCTTGGCCGAGGCTAATCGCATTAGTATTGTGCCAGTGGTCCCTCATCGCGGTAATATTTTTGATCGCAATGGACTCACTCTGGCTAATAACACGCCTACTTATACCCTAGAGATTAACCCCAGAGAGAGCGCTCCCGTTGATCAAGTGATTGAGCAATTATCACACATCATCACCATCAGCTCATCGGATAAAAAACTCTTTCATAAATTAAATGAAGAATCCCGTGGTCTTGCTCCTGTTGCTATCCGGGCTCGCTTGAGCGAAGAGGAAATTGCTCGCTTTTCAGTCTACCGTTACGCTTTTAAAGGGGTCAGTATTGAATCTCGATTAATTCGTAACTACCCCCTCGCCGAGGCCACCTCTCATGTGGTGGGGTATATCAGTCGCATTAATCAAAACGATCTTGATCACTTAGATGATGAGGATAAATTAGATGCCTACCGCGGAACCAATCATATAGGTAAATTAGGGATTGAGGCCCATTATGAATCCCTACTCCATGGCGTCACCGGCTCCGAACAAGTAGAGACGGACTCCTCAGGGCACGGAGTGAGAACGCTGTCCTACTCTCCTCCCGTTGCCGGGACTGATTTATTTTTAACCATAGACGCAACATTACAAGTGGCCGCAGAAAAAGCCTTTGGTGAACACAGAGGGGCATTGGTTGCCATCGATCCCAGTACTGGAGAAATCCTGGCTTTTGTCAGTCAGCCTGGCTTTGACCCTAATTTGTTTGTGGATGGGATTGATCAAGAACATTGGAATGATCTCAATAACTCTCCCAACAGACCTTTAAATGACCGTGCTCTCAGAGGACAATATCCACCCGGTTCTACCATTAAACCTTTGATGGCACTACTTGCCCTCAACTCTGGGGTACGCAGTGCACAAACCCTTATCAGTGATCCGGGCTACTTCGCTCTACCAGGATCCACTCATCATTATCGTGATTGGCGAGTACAAGGTCACGGTATGGTCGATATGCATTTATCTATTGTCCAATCTTGTGATACCTACTATTACAGTTTGGCCAATCAATTGGGTATTGATCGTATGCATGATTTTTTTAGCAACTTGGGTTTTGGTAAAAAGTCCGGCATTGATCTAGATGGTGAACTCACGGGTTTGTATCCCTCCACACAATGGAAAAGAAAACGTTACCATCAAGATTGGTATACGGGAGAAACCATCATCAGCGGTATTGGTCAAGGATATATTTTAGTTACCCCACTACAACTGGCCAGCGCTATCGCTACTTTTGCGAATCATGGAGTGATGATGCGTCCCCATCTGTTAAAGTCCACCAGAAACCCCCAAACCAATATCCTTACTCCCATTCCACTGCAAGTGGTAACTAAAATTCCCATGGCAGATGACAGTTATAATTTGATCCGTGATGCTATGGTTGATGTGATGAAACCAGGCGGTACTGCAGCCACGGCAGGAGCCGGCGCCAAATATCTTATTGCCGGAAAAACAGGCACAGCCCAGGTGATTGGGGTAAAACAAGGACAACGATACAATGCCGGTCAAACCTCTGAGTTTCATAGAGATCACGCTCTTTTTGTGGCCTTTGCACCAGCCGACAAACCAAAAATTGCTATTGCGGTACTCGTTGAAAACGGTGGTCATGGTGGCTCCACAGCTGCACCAATTGCCCGACAAGTCATGGACAATTACTTATTAGGCTTACCCACTAGCGCCGTGAAAGACAATCAGACATCCACTCAACCCACGGAGGAGGAGGCTCCACATGATTAA
- the rodA gene encoding rod shape-determining protein RodA, whose protein sequence is MIKKLVDHFLKPLDKILFNTSLILMILGLVVLYSASGMDMIKTLGQVKNYLIAFLLMWILATVSPSKIQKLALPIYIFSLALLVAVALFGEVSHGARRWLHLGPLHVQPSEFMKIALPLMLASYFDQRGKDRYWLDFIIAALLLLAPVALVIKQPDLGTALLIASSGFYVILLAGLSWRVLLTLIGGGLCSLPFVWHVLHDYQKQRILTLLDPTKDPLGAGYHTLQSMIALGSGGFLGKGWLHGTQSHLDFLPEHSTDFVFAVFGEEFGLVGECLFLSLMLILIVRGFFIALEGSSPFSRLIAGTLSMTLFTYTFVNLGMVSGILPVVGVPLPFLSYGGTSLVTLFISLGILMSVSYHRQLVKQ, encoded by the coding sequence ATGATTAAAAAACTGGTCGATCACTTTCTCAAACCGCTTGATAAAATCTTATTTAATACCAGCCTCATACTCATGATCTTAGGATTAGTCGTTCTTTACAGTGCCTCGGGTATGGATATGATAAAAACTTTAGGGCAGGTCAAAAACTATTTGATCGCTTTTTTACTCATGTGGATCCTAGCAACCGTTTCACCCAGTAAAATACAAAAATTAGCGTTGCCTATTTATATCTTTTCTCTTGCTCTGTTAGTTGCCGTTGCTCTTTTTGGCGAAGTCAGTCACGGTGCGAGGCGTTGGCTTCACCTGGGCCCGTTGCATGTGCAACCCTCAGAATTTATGAAGATCGCTCTCCCTCTTATGCTGGCCAGTTACTTTGACCAACGCGGTAAAGACCGTTACTGGCTAGATTTTATTATCGCCGCCTTATTATTATTGGCACCCGTAGCCTTAGTGATTAAACAACCTGATCTCGGTACAGCCTTGCTCATCGCCAGCTCTGGTTTTTATGTCATTCTGCTAGCTGGTCTATCCTGGCGCGTATTACTTACTTTGATAGGTGGAGGTCTATGCTCTTTGCCCTTTGTCTGGCATGTTCTTCATGATTATCAAAAGCAGCGTATCTTGACCCTGTTAGACCCCACCAAGGACCCTTTAGGGGCGGGATACCACACTCTTCAATCCATGATTGCATTAGGTTCTGGAGGTTTTTTGGGAAAAGGTTGGCTACACGGCACTCAATCTCATTTAGATTTTCTACCAGAACACAGCACAGACTTTGTGTTTGCCGTATTTGGTGAGGAGTTTGGCCTAGTGGGAGAATGTCTATTTTTGAGCTTAATGTTAATCCTGATCGTCAGAGGATTTTTCATTGCCTTAGAGGGATCGAGTCCCTTCTCACGCCTCATCGCAGGAACATTATCCATGACATTGTTTACATATACCTTTGTTAACCTGGGAATGGTCAGCGGCATCTTACCAGTGGTGGGGGTTCCATTACCCTTTCTAAGTTACGGCGGAACATCATTAGTGACACTTTTTATCAGTCTTGGCATACTAATGAGTGTTAGCTATCACCGTCAACTGGTCAAACAATGA
- a CDS encoding septal ring lytic transglycosylase RlpA family protein codes for MKALSLLFICLLLCCLSGCSTTSHTSTSNGGYYLDDGPESHPPANLDLVPNAVPRWEPYNRYANKPYEALGKWYYPQTNNAPYRAVGYASWYGRRYNHHRTASGEVYNMYAMTGAHTTLPIPCYVKVTNLKNHRWVIVRINDRGPFKDDRLIDLSYTAAYKLGILGHGTSQVLVERVFPK; via the coding sequence ATGAAAGCTCTCAGCTTACTGTTTATATGCTTGCTTCTGTGTTGTTTAAGTGGTTGTTCAACCACTTCCCATACATCCACTAGTAATGGGGGATATTATCTTGACGATGGTCCTGAAAGTCACCCCCCAGCTAATTTAGATCTTGTCCCCAATGCTGTACCACGTTGGGAACCTTATAACCGTTATGCTAATAAACCCTATGAAGCTCTTGGTAAATGGTATTATCCACAAACTAATAATGCGCCTTACCGAGCAGTAGGTTATGCATCGTGGTATGGAAGACGTTATAATCATCATCGTACTGCTTCCGGTGAAGTGTATAACATGTATGCCATGACAGGAGCTCATACTACTTTACCAATCCCCTGCTATGTCAAAGTCACTAATCTTAAAAATCATAGGTGGGTTATTGTACGAATAAACGATCGCGGTCCTTTTAAGGATGATCGCTTAATTGATTTAAGTTATACCGCCGCTTATAAGTTAGGCATATTAGGTCATGGAACCAGTCAGGTATTGGTTGAACGTGTTTTTCCAAAATAA
- a CDS encoding D-alanyl-D-alanine carboxypeptidase family protein, giving the protein MIKAAHYIALTACFLNMTYAKADTTAQQHTNANLVAPYVAAKAYYLEEVESHQLLATLNPDERVEPASLTKLMSAYLVFDALRNHKISLTQHVSVSEHAWRAPGSRMFIEPNKPVTVDELIHGMIIQSGNDATTALAESVAGSEDAFVSRMNLTASRLGLSNTHFSNATGLPDPQHYSTARDLAKLASTLLSDFPEYLSLFSTKEYRYNNITQPNRNRLLWIDPSVDGLKTGHTESAGYCLISSAKRGQRRILSVVLGTNSDKARTSESQKLINWGFQTFESTLLFKKNTPVKVLTAYKGSLHQIQAGFNEDVWITHPAGDSTHFHELLTTFQPIIAPVMVGQNVGKLDITYNGSSIESIPLISLDSVPLGNAFTRGWDSIRLMIK; this is encoded by the coding sequence ATGATTAAAGCCGCCCATTACATTGCACTAACTGCTTGTTTTCTTAATATGACCTATGCCAAGGCTGATACCACGGCACAGCAACACACTAATGCAAATCTAGTGGCGCCCTATGTCGCGGCTAAAGCGTATTACCTTGAAGAAGTCGAGTCACATCAGCTGTTAGCCACCTTGAACCCTGATGAGCGTGTTGAGCCTGCGTCACTGACCAAATTGATGAGCGCTTACTTGGTTTTTGACGCTCTGCGTAACCATAAAATCAGCTTAACTCAACACGTCAGTGTATCAGAACATGCCTGGCGCGCTCCAGGTTCGCGGATGTTTATTGAACCTAATAAACCAGTGACGGTAGATGAACTCATTCATGGCATGATCATACAATCCGGCAATGATGCCACCACTGCCTTGGCGGAGAGCGTGGCAGGCTCAGAGGATGCTTTTGTCAGCCGTATGAATTTAACAGCATCCAGATTAGGTTTATCCAACACACATTTCTCTAACGCCACCGGTCTTCCTGATCCACAGCACTACAGTACAGCCCGTGATCTAGCTAAACTTGCTAGTACCCTACTCAGTGATTTTCCTGAGTACTTATCACTATTTTCAACAAAAGAATACCGCTACAACAATATCACGCAACCTAACCGTAATCGGTTGTTATGGATTGATCCTAGTGTGGATGGCTTAAAAACAGGACATACCGAGTCAGCGGGCTATTGCCTCATCAGTAGTGCTAAACGTGGACAAAGAAGAATTTTATCGGTGGTGCTTGGGACTAATAGCGACAAAGCACGAACCAGTGAAAGTCAAAAACTCATCAATTGGGGATTTCAAACCTTTGAGAGTACTTTATTGTTTAAGAAAAACACTCCTGTCAAAGTACTCACTGCTTACAAAGGGAGCTTACATCAAATCCAAGCCGGCTTTAACGAGGACGTATGGATTACCCATCCTGCGGGAGACAGCACCCATTTCCATGAGCTACTCACTACCTTTCAACCCATTATAGCGCCTGTCATGGTAGGCCAAAACGTTGGTAAACTTGATATCACTTATAATGGTTCTTCCATAGAAAGTATTCCATTGATATCTTTAGACAGCGTTCCTTTGGGTAATGCTTTTACACGTGGATGGGATTCAATAAGGTTAATGATTAAATGA